GCGACCAGCCTGATGCCCAACAGAAGGTATGGCACCATCTGTTTATGATGGCCGATGAAGAACTAGACGTAGACAGCCCCTTCCCGCTCAAGAGCCTAGAGTTAGAGCAAGAACCTGAACGCGTTGCTTACCCAAAGAACTCACCCAAGCTGAAAGCATACGGCCGAGGCGTTGAGCTGCTGATTGAAAAAGCGCTGGCTATGGAGGATGCAGCAGAGCGCGAGCAGGCGACTATTGCTATCGGACGCACCATGAAGTTCTTGTACCGTTCTCACAATAAGGAGAATGCGAAAGACATCACCATCCTGAAGCACTTGAAGGAGCTATCAGGTGGCAAGCTGGAGCTAGATCCTGCCCAAGTAGACGCCCAGAACTTGTTTGAGTTTGCTACGAACGGCCGCCCGGCGCCCTTCATCGTGCCGCAGCCGCGTAACGACCGCAGTGAACGTACTGACCGTGGCGAACGTGGTGACCGGGAAGTACGCCGCGGTACCAGCAACAACCGTCGCGACAAGCAGCGTCGCGGTGGCAAGAAGCGTCAAGAGCCCCAACAGCCTCCCCAATAACCCAGTTTGCTGCAAGGGTTCAGGTTAGTACTGGTACTCTATGCAGCTATTGGCTTGCTGTCTTGCCAGACAGCTCTATTCTATTCGAATTCAACCTAGCTTGCGGCTTGCAACCTACAGCTTGCAGCTCTTCCCGAAATGGCCTGTTTTGAAGTAATTGGCGGTCAACCGCTAAAAGGAGAAATTATACCCCAGGGTGCTAAAAACGAGGCACTCCAAATCTTGTGTGCCGTACTGCTTACGTCGGAGCCCGTTACGATTTCTAACATCCCCGATATTCGCGACGTCAATAAGCTCATCGAGCTATTGCGTGACATGGGCGTGAAGGTTGGTAAGCTATCCTCCGATACGTATCGTTTCCAGGCCGATGATGTTCACCTAAGCTACCTTGACTCGGAGCAATTTGTCACCCAAGGGAGAGCATTGCGCGGCTCGGTGATGATCCTAGGTCCGATGCTGTCCCGCTTTGGCAAGTGCCAATTGCCGAAGCCAGGTGGTGACAAAATTGGTCGTCGTCCCCTAGACACGCACTTCGTAGGTCTGGAAAAGATGGGCGGACAACTCACGCTCGAAGGCAATGACTTTTACCGTATCTCAGCACCGAATGGCTTGAAAGGCACCTACATGCTGCTCGATGAAGCTTCGGTAACTGGTACGGCCAATATCGTTATGGCTGCCGTGCTAGCGGAGGGCACTACAACTATTTACAATGCCGCCTGCGAGCCCTACTTGCAGCAGCTCTGTAAAATGCTGGTACGCATGGGCGCCAAAATCAATGGCATCGGCTCTAATCTGCTGACCATCGAAGGCGTCGAGGAGCTCGGTGGCACTGAGCACCGCATGCTGCCCGACATGATTGAAATCGGTTCTTTCATTGGCCTAGCTGCCATGACGGGCTCCGAAATCACCATCAAAGATTGTCAAATTCAGGAGCTCGGTCTGATTCCAGATACGTTCCGGAAGCTAGGT
This Hymenobacter sp. GOD-10R DNA region includes the following protein-coding sequences:
- a CDS encoding DUF4290 domain-containing protein; the protein is MTYLPSPYKNELLLREYGQSTYELVQTLSTIEDKAERTRRAQQIVQLIFRLNPSLRDQPDAQQKVWHHLFMMADEELDVDSPFPLKSLELEQEPERVAYPKNSPKLKAYGRGVELLIEKALAMEDAAEREQATIAIGRTMKFLYRSHNKENAKDITILKHLKELSGGKLELDPAQVDAQNLFEFATNGRPAPFIVPQPRNDRSERTDRGERGDREVRRGTSNNRRDKQRRGGKKRQEPQQPPQ
- the murA gene encoding UDP-N-acetylglucosamine 1-carboxyvinyltransferase, with the translated sequence MACFEVIGGQPLKGEIIPQGAKNEALQILCAVLLTSEPVTISNIPDIRDVNKLIELLRDMGVKVGKLSSDTYRFQADDVHLSYLDSEQFVTQGRALRGSVMILGPMLSRFGKCQLPKPGGDKIGRRPLDTHFVGLEKMGGQLTLEGNDFYRISAPNGLKGTYMLLDEASVTGTANIVMAAVLAEGTTTIYNAACEPYLQQLCKMLVRMGAKINGIGSNLLTIEGVEELGGTEHRMLPDMIEIGSFIGLAAMTGSEITIKDCQIQELGLIPDTFRKLGIQLEFRGDDIYIPAQDHYEIATYLDGSILTVSDHTWPGLTPDLLSVILVVATQAKGTVLIHQKMFESRLFFVDKLIDMGAQIILCDPHRATVIGLDQRTRLHGITMTSPDIRAGVALLIAALSATGRSLIENVEQIDRGYQYIDKRLTALGAQIRRL